The DNA window CTGGCCGGCCTGGGTGGCGGCCTTGGCATCGACGTGCTGGGCCTCGATCCGACCTTCCCGATCAAATACATGGTCTACTTCCTGCTCGTCGTGGCGGTGGGCGGCGCCGGCACCATCAAGGGGCCGTTGCTGGCAGCGCTGATACTGGGCGTGTTCGACGTCGCCGGCAAATACTATGTGCCTGAAATCGGCGCCTTCGTCATCTACGCGCTGATGGTGGTGCTGTTGATCGTCTTCCCCGCTGGCCTGGTGCGGAGGAAAGCATGAACGCCTTTACCGAAACCGCAACTGCTCCCATCGCAAAGACCGTCATGACGCCACTACAGAAACGCCAACTGAACCTGCCGAACGACCGCTGGAAGCCGCTGGAAATCGTCTTCTGGCTGATGCCGGTGGCCGCGTACTTCTTCTTCCCCGGCTATCTGGTGCTGATCAGCCAGATCATGATCATCGGCTTGTTCGCGCTGTCGCTGGATCTGATCCTGGGCTACGCCGGCATCGTCTCGCTGGGACATGCAGCCTTCTTCGGCCTGGGCGCCTACACCGCCGGTTTGCTGGCGGTGCATGGCTGGGGCGAGCCGCTGAGCGGCCTGCTGGCCGGCGCGGTGGTGGCGGGCGTGTTCGGCTTCGTCACATCGTTCCTCGTCGTGCGCGGCCAGGATTTGACGCGGTTGATGGTCACCATGGGCATCTGCCTGATGCTGCACGAAGCGGCCAACAAGGCGTCCTTTATCACCGGCGGCGTCGATGGCCTGTCCGGCATGATGGTCGGTAAGCTGTTCGGTGTGTTCGAATTCGATTTGAACGGAACGGTGGCCTTCTGGTACAGCTTTGCTGTGCTGTTCATTCTGTTCGTGGTGCTCCGCCGCGTGGTCAAGTCACCGTTCGGTTTGAGCCTGATCGGCATCCGTGAAGGCGTGCGCCGCATGCCTTCGCTGGGCGTCAACGTCAATCGCCGCCTGATCGCCATCTTCACCGCCGCCGCTGCCATCGCCGGCGTGGCCGGCGCGCTGCTGGCGCAGACGACGCAGTTTGTCGGACTCGATGCGCTGGGCTTCCCGCGCTCGGCCGAACTGCTGATCATGCTGGTGCTGGGCGGGACCGGGCGCCTTTACGGCGCGCTGATCGGCGCCGCCGTGTTCATGGTGGCGCAGGACTATATCGCCGGCCTGAATCCGGCCTACTGGCAGTTCTATATCGGCCTGCTGCTGGTGCTCATCGTGCTGTTCGCGCGCGGCGGCATCCTGGGTGGCCTGGAGAAGATCGCCCAGCGTTTCAAACCATCCCGTAAGGAGCAGGCATGAGCCAGGACACCACACTGCGCACCGAAGGCCTGAGCAAGCGCTGGGGCGGATTCGTCGCCAACAGCGATGTGACGTTGACCTTCGAGCCGGGCGCGCGCCACGCGCTCATCGGCCCTAACGGCGCCGGCAAAACCACCTTCATCAATCTGCTGACCGGCGGCTTCATGCCCAGCAGCGGCAAGGTTTATCTGGGCGGCGAAGACATCACCAATCTGCCGCAGCACGAGCGGGTACATCGCGGCATGACGCGCACCTTCCAGCTCAACACCCTGTTCGCGGGGATGACGGTGCTGGAATCGGTGGCGCTGGCCATCAGCGAGCGTCGCGGCTTGCAGTCGGTTTGGTACAAGACGGTGGAAAACCATTCGGACGTCATCGACGAGGCGATGGAGCTGCTGGCCACCTTGAAACTGACCGACCAGGCCAACAGCATCACCCGCAGCATGGCCTACGGCAAACAGCGGCTGGTGGAGATAGCGCTTGCGCTGGCGACCAAGCCGCGCATCCTGCTGCTGGACGAACCTGCGGCCGGCATCCCTTCGGCCGAAAGCAAGGAGCTGTTCGAAGTGCTGACGCAACTGCCGCGCGATGTGACGGTGCTCTTCATCGAACACGATATGGGGCTGGTGTTCCGCTTCGCCGACCGCATCACGGTCATGGTGGGCGGGAAGGTGCTGACCGAGGGCACGCCGGAGGAAATCGCGGCGGACCCGCGAGTGAAGGAAGTGTATCTGGGGGAGGCCGAACATGCGTGAGTTACTGGCGCTCGATAAAGTCACCGCCGGCTACGGCGAGTCTATCGTGCTGGAAGATGTGTCTTTTACGATGAATGAAGGCGACAGCCTGGCGCTGTTGGGCCGCAATGGCGTGGGCAAAACCAGCCTGCTGGTGACGTTGATGGGATTGACTCGGCTGCACGGCGGCGGCATCCGCTGGGACGGCAACGACATCGCGCGCATGCCGACGCACAAGCGCTCGCGCTCGGGCCTGGGCTGGGTGCCGCAGGAACGCCATATGTTCCCGTCGCTGACGGTGGAGGAGCACTTGACCGTGGTCGCCCGTCCGGGTCCGTGGAATTTGCAGAAGGTGTATCAGATCTTCCCGCGCCTGTTCGAGCGCCGCACCAACATGGGCAACCAGTTGTCCGGCGGCGAGCAACAGATGGTGGCGATCGCGCGCGCGCTGATGACCAATCCGCGCATCCTGCTGCTGGACGAGCCGATGGAGGGCCTGGCGCCGATCATCGTGCAGGAGCTGGTGCGGGTGATCCGCAAGCTGGTGGAGGAGGAGGGCATGTCAGTGATCGTGGTGGAGCAGCATGCGCGTCTGGCGCTGTCGCTGACCAAGCGCGCCATCGTGCTCGATCGCGGCCGCATCGTTCATGACTCGGACAGCGCCAGCCTGCTGGCCGACGGCGACAAGCTCGATAAGCTGGTGTCGGTGGC is part of the Oxalobacteraceae bacterium OTU3CAMAD1 genome and encodes:
- a CDS encoding branched-chain amino acid ABC transporter permease, with the translated sequence MTPLQKRQLNLPNDRWKPLEIVFWLMPVAAYFFFPGYLVLISQIMIIGLFALSLDLILGYAGIVSLGHAAFFGLGAYTAGLLAVHGWGEPLSGLLAGAVVAGVFGFVTSFLVVRGQDLTRLMVTMGICLMLHEAANKASFITGGVDGLSGMMVGKLFGVFEFDLNGTVAFWYSFAVLFILFVVLRRVVKSPFGLSLIGIREGVRRMPSLGVNVNRRLIAIFTAAAAIAGVAGALLAQTTQFVGLDALGFPRSAELLIMLVLGGTGRLYGALIGAAVFMVAQDYIAGLNPAYWQFYIGLLLVLIVLFARGGILGGLEKIAQRFKPSRKEQA
- a CDS encoding ABC transporter ATP-binding protein, with protein sequence MSQDTTLRTEGLSKRWGGFVANSDVTLTFEPGARHALIGPNGAGKTTFINLLTGGFMPSSGKVYLGGEDITNLPQHERVHRGMTRTFQLNTLFAGMTVLESVALAISERRGLQSVWYKTVENHSDVIDEAMELLATLKLTDQANSITRSMAYGKQRLVEIALALATKPRILLLDEPAAGIPSAESKELFEVLTQLPRDVTVLFIEHDMGLVFRFADRITVMVGGKVLTEGTPEEIAADPRVKEVYLGEAEHA
- a CDS encoding ABC transporter ATP-binding protein, yielding MRELLALDKVTAGYGESIVLEDVSFTMNEGDSLALLGRNGVGKTSLLVTLMGLTRLHGGGIRWDGNDIARMPTHKRSRSGLGWVPQERHMFPSLTVEEHLTVVARPGPWNLQKVYQIFPRLFERRTNMGNQLSGGEQQMVAIARALMTNPRILLLDEPMEGLAPIIVQELVRVIRKLVEEEGMSVIVVEQHARLALSLTKRAIVLDRGRIVHDSDSASLLADGDKLDKLVSVA